A single window of Entomoplasma ellychniae DNA harbors:
- a CDS encoding type IV secretory system conjugative DNA transfer family protein produces the protein MKLQLWNKIIKRFFLWQLLLAIPIAILIWFCITALLGAMSSKTPFNLFFVLTGKFNLMWPIFIGVMIFVLMLFLNWALAITIYSKFWRSGYRQHIDTKDITASKLVIDDRNIIDDEPKWKTQNGSIYDIKVKQSKDSMQNFNESLQIELNKLKSGFVVRNVWDAKAKVLNTSAASDVNGFVLGDPGSGKTAGIILPTIIYNIKLKNKSSMIINDPKGELYQKTSKTFIENGYEVKTFNLQEPNKSDAWNPLTSIFEIWQKYLHPTSEIDNSRKLGQVSEPKAMIQSHCNLARCYTHFSLSCKECIENLVNDHYIESNPNWYIGFIKITNENKNESFDVYFSSQSEMENWITQEKRKLKGETFGQIAELASSLYTTPDPKNEFFYSAAREFFEGTLQFMLALNAKYPKMVTIDNFNLKSIRKILSNKNKFFEKISQHSYDVEKAQKLLIEIKNQNKSSKKVQELESFISKNTLSENDWQTRLADVTITFKKDPGNVENWWKTLTNDLIIFDNIELENIICQNTINVEDAIKKPTVIFLIVPDNKKAYVSLVSLFVGQIYAELISIASKRANLALERKVLFILEEFGSMNKIDQFISAFSICRSRNINILICLQKESQLTEKYGINNTKSILGNCQLNYFVSSTERDDYEKYSKSFGIRAELKRSYNTRDNEASESLDKTALISADELQQLPKPLVAILLNDKKYISYLLPSWIGENEYIDYYGKKVYDHSPIENNFIKKKTMLYSEKYEIDLWNELKNIIKQTEEQQIGKTKPEVKIMVDENSNITKVKEIHVLDDRNLTELIEQLNDLRNQNNITPEIRRKIVELRAAIIKKQRINN, from the coding sequence ATGAAACTGCAATTATGAAATAAAATAATTAAAAGATTTTTCTTGTGACAATTATTATTGGCTATTCCAATAGCTATTTTAATTTGATTTTGTATAACAGCATTACTTGGTGCTATGAGTTCTAAAACCCCTTTTAACTTATTTTTTGTGTTAACTGGAAAGTTTAATTTGATGTGACCTATTTTTATTGGAGTGATGATTTTTGTTTTGATGTTATTTTTAAATTGAGCATTAGCTATCACAATATATTCAAAATTTTGAAGAAGCGGGTATAGACAACATATTGACACAAAAGATATAACAGCTAGTAAGTTAGTTATTGATGATCGAAATATTATTGATGATGAACCTAAATGAAAAACTCAAAATGGCTCTATTTATGACATAAAGGTCAAACAATCAAAAGATTCTATGCAAAATTTTAATGAGAGTCTACAAATTGAATTAAACAAATTGAAATCAGGATTTGTTGTTCGCAATGTTTGAGATGCAAAAGCTAAAGTATTAAACACTTCAGCTGCAAGTGATGTTAATGGTTTTGTTCTTGGTGATCCTGGGTCAGGTAAAACTGCTGGAATTATCTTGCCAACAATAATTTATAACATTAAATTAAAAAATAAATCATCTATGATTATAAACGATCCAAAAGGAGAGTTATACCAAAAAACGTCCAAAACTTTTATTGAAAATGGTTATGAAGTTAAAACCTTTAATTTGCAAGAACCAAATAAATCTGATGCATGAAATCCTCTGACTTCTATTTTTGAAATTTGACAAAAATATTTACATCCAACAAGTGAAATTGACAATTCAAGAAAATTAGGTCAAGTTAGTGAACCAAAAGCAATGATACAATCCCATTGCAACTTAGCTAGGTGTTACACGCACTTCTCGTTAAGTTGTAAAGAATGTATTGAAAACTTAGTGAATGACCACTACATCGAATCTAATCCAAACTGATATATAGGATTTATTAAAATAACAAATGAAAATAAAAATGAAAGCTTCGATGTTTATTTTTCATCCCAAAGTGAGATGGAAAATTGAATTACTCAAGAAAAAAGAAAACTAAAGGGTGAAACTTTTGGTCAAATTGCTGAATTAGCAAGTTCTTTATATACTACTCCAGATCCGAAAAATGAATTCTTTTATTCTGCAGCTAGAGAATTTTTTGAAGGAACTTTACAATTTATGTTAGCCTTGAATGCTAAATATCCAAAAATGGTAACTATAGATAATTTTAACTTAAAATCAATTAGAAAAATTTTATCTAATAAAAACAAGTTTTTTGAAAAAATATCTCAACACTCATATGATGTAGAAAAAGCTCAAAAACTTTTAATAGAAATTAAAAACCAAAATAAGAGTTCAAAAAAAGTTCAAGAACTTGAAAGTTTTATTTCTAAAAATACATTGTCTGAAAATGACTGACAAACTAGATTAGCTGATGTTACAATTACATTTAAAAAAGACCCTGGTAATGTTGAAAATTGATGAAAGACATTAACTAATGATTTAATTATTTTTGACAACATTGAATTAGAAAACATAATCTGTCAGAATACAATAAACGTCGAAGACGCGATTAAAAAACCAACAGTTATATTTTTAATAGTGCCAGACAACAAAAAAGCCTATGTTTCACTTGTTTCACTATTTGTTGGGCAAATTTATGCAGAACTTATTTCAATTGCTTCTAAACGTGCTAATTTGGCTCTTGAGCGTAAAGTTTTATTTATTCTTGAAGAATTTGGTTCAATGAATAAAATAGATCAGTTTATCTCAGCATTTTCAATTTGTAGAAGTAGAAATATAAATATTTTAATTTGTCTTCAAAAAGAAAGTCAATTGACTGAGAAATATGGAATAAACAATACCAAATCAATTTTAGGTAACTGTCAATTAAATTATTTTGTTTCTTCAACGGAGAGAGACGATTATGAAAAATACTCAAAATCTTTTGGGATAAGAGCAGAATTAAAAAGAAGCTACAATACTAGAGATAATGAAGCAAGTGAATCTTTAGATAAAACTGCTTTAATATCAGCAGATGAACTTCAACAATTACCAAAACCTTTAGTAGCTATTTTGTTAAATGATAAAAAATACATTTCATATTTATTACCTTCTTGAATTGGTGAAAACGAGTATATTGATTATTATGGTAAAAAAGTTTATGATCACTCACCAATTGAAAACAATTTTATTAAAAAGAAAACTATGTTATATTCTGAAAAATATGAAATAGATTTGTGAAATGAATTAAAAAATATCATTAAGCAAACAGAAGAACAACAAATTGGTAAAACAAAACCCGAAGTTAAAATAATGGTTGATGAAAATTCTAATATTACCAAAGTAAAAGAAATTCACGTTTTGGATGATAGAAATTTAACAGAACTAATTGAACAGTTAAATGATTTAAGAAACCAAAATAATATAACACCTGAAATTAGACGTAAAATAGTAGAATTAAGAGCTGCTATAATAAAAAAACAACGCATTAATAATTAA
- a CDS encoding lipoprotein — protein MKKILSIIAAFSLTVTSSFAVVACNKQIKIVDIKRSVSHIQNKTDINEVNQELIKVKVDGVKKIEAFEIENNETDVTIKISVVEGRKIDSDNFVLTKAIADKAIDNPIVPDGEYEMSFEEYIKNFSVTTGAEQEFHGDWNIDYFDLTKNQGEWYGKTNKELKQWYIDNQNSFWTWDKAIAQSITGLSTKWYDYFLDKDLFPEGFAFIDNLLNFESSDFFDTPKSLDTPSMLNGKQVTEVDGYYEVSMTTKAVNYLKEANQKQLLKNFNIDSEDSETVNEFNEGFNIVGSIKINFIIFR, from the coding sequence ATGAAAAAAATTCTAAGTATTATTGCTGCATTTAGTTTAACTGTTACTTCAAGCTTTGCTGTTGTTGCTTGTAATAAACAAATTAAAATAGTAGACATAAAGAGATCTGTTAGTCATATTCAAAATAAGACTGATATAAATGAAGTTAACCAAGAGTTAATAAAAGTTAAAGTTGATGGTGTTAAAAAAATTGAGGCTTTTGAAATTGAAAATAATGAAACTGATGTAACAATAAAGATTAGTGTTGTCGAAGGCAGAAAAATTGATAGTGATAATTTTGTTTTGACTAAAGCTATAGCTGATAAAGCAATTGATAATCCAATTGTTCCAGATGGTGAATATGAAATGAGCTTTGAAGAATATATAAAAAACTTTTCAGTAACAACAGGTGCTGAACAAGAATTTCACGGTGATTGAAATATTGATTATTTTGATTTAACAAAAAACCAAGGTGAATGATATGGTAAAACAAATAAAGAATTAAAGCAATGATACATTGATAATCAGAACTCTTTTTGAACTTGAGATAAAGCAATTGCACAATCTATTACAGGGCTTAGTACCAAATGATATGATTATTTTTTAGATAAAGATTTATTTCCAGAAGGTTTTGCTTTTATTGATAATTTATTAAATTTTGAATCGTCTGATTTCTTTGATACACCTAAATCCTTAGATACACCATCAATGCTAAACGGAAAACAAGTAACTGAAGTTGATGGATATTATGAAGTTTCTATGACTACTAAAGCAGTAAATTATTTAAAAGAAGCTAATCAAAAACAATTATTAAAAAATTTTAATATAGATAGTGAAGATAGTGAAACTGTTAATGAATTTAATGAAGGGTTTAATATAGTTGGATCAATAAAAATAAATTTTATAATATTTAGATAA
- a CDS encoding Mbov_0401 family ICE element transposase-like protein, with translation MLFNCREEFAKILKTKKLELERLDYELLIKRDKRRYKLIRLAKRCIVSEFGYLKINRRVYFDNFDKKYVKLLDVHLNLNKYVKIDPDLKAKIEDQLGSGKKYKDIIDMFPNAHLSLMTISRIFKSVENDKKRNEVTKKVLLKNNQVVYIFVDDAFLNVDRFRSKKRWKYNRGKDTKVRVISFCTGYDKKTLNLKRKKLANKRNTFLIGKNENISTEALSFKIYELGCNFYENFDNAHLVVGGDGATWIKNLANYLEADYILDRYHAVRELKKVFLNNSIKNSETLFKTALSYFYKGMYEELIQILEIFACNSILKYFKNNVKGIENQNKTWNIGVSAESVVSGLVKSTLGYGSKIFSFKVIKNILNARNFNLNNNLGF, from the coding sequence ATGTTATTTAACTGTCGAGAAGAATTTGCAAAAATTCTAAAAACAAAAAAACTTGAACTTGAAAGACTTGATTATGAATTGCTAATAAAGAGAGATAAAAGAAGATATAAATTGATAAGGTTAGCTAAAAGATGTATTGTTAGTGAATTTGGATATTTAAAAATAAATAGAAGGGTTTATTTTGATAATTTTGATAAAAAGTATGTGAAGTTGTTAGATGTTCACTTAAATTTAAATAAATACGTTAAGATTGATCCTGATTTAAAAGCAAAAATAGAAGATCAATTAGGTAGTGGTAAAAAATATAAAGACATTATAGACATGTTTCCCAATGCTCACTTATCATTGATGACAATTTCAAGAATATTTAAATCTGTTGAAAATGACAAAAAAAGAAATGAAGTTACTAAAAAAGTTTTATTAAAAAATAATCAAGTAGTTTATATTTTTGTTGATGATGCTTTTTTAAATGTAGATCGATTTAGGTCTAAAAAAAGGTGAAAATATAACAGAGGAAAGGACACTAAAGTTAGGGTTATTTCTTTTTGTACTGGTTATGATAAAAAAACATTAAATCTTAAACGAAAGAAATTAGCCAATAAAAGAAATACTTTTTTAATTGGAAAAAATGAAAACATTTCTACTGAAGCTTTATCATTTAAAATTTATGAATTAGGGTGTAATTTTTATGAAAATTTTGATAATGCTCATTTAGTCGTTGGTGGTGATGGTGCTACTTGAATAAAAAATCTAGCTAATTATTTAGAAGCTGACTATATATTAGATCGATATCATGCTGTTAGGGAATTAAAGAAAGTCTTCTTAAATAATTCTATAAAGAATTCTGAAACATTATTCAAAACAGCTTTAAGTTATTTTTACAAAGGAATGTATGAAGAACTTATACAAATTTTAGAAATTTTTGCATGTAATTCGATATTAAAATATTTTAAAAATAACGTCAAAGGAATTGAAAACCAAAATAAAACTTGAAATATTGGTGTGAGTGCTGAATCTGTTGTTTCTGGACTTGTTAAAAGTACTCTTGGTTATGGTTCTAAGATATTTTCTTTTAAAGTTATAAAAAACATATTAAATGCTAGAAATTTCAATTTAAACAATAATTTAGGTTTTTAA
- a CDS encoding DnaA ATPase domain-containing protein, giving the protein MEKLVSFLNSNDSFLRIKKEFENSNYPINDEVIKTNQNILEEFASQYILCTVGPLINCQQLIKGMQSNLSYRDEKFYITYFNCAHFIFENRNHLIKSNYSYVDFDVDLFPQTVKGYLKGLSENKIFDENEKLERKRLIENAGLVIVKYLEDKVNNYKKGYYIWGNLGIGKTNLLRALANEACLRGGNVVFCTAPNIIENAKEQFSEKDSKNVILIKNLKKCDVLFIDDFAGEMVSLWSRDNFWFSIFNYRMDHQKLTFFTSNFSSVDLENIYTIKSQPKTTEKKKVDRFIERIKAISSSYNLKGEKSKRNLV; this is encoded by the coding sequence ATGGAAAAGCTGGTCAGTTTTTTAAATTCAAATGATTCATTTTTAAGAATAAAAAAAGAATTTGAAAATAGTAATTACCCAATAAATGATGAAGTTATAAAAACCAATCAAAATATTCTTGAAGAATTTGCTAGTCAATATATTTTATGCACAGTCGGTCCGCTTATTAATTGTCAACAATTGATCAAAGGGATGCAAAGTAATTTAAGTTATAGAGATGAAAAGTTTTATATAACTTATTTTAACTGTGCACACTTTATTTTTGAAAATAGAAATCATCTAATTAAATCTAATTACAGTTATGTTGATTTTGATGTTGATTTATTTCCACAAACAGTCAAAGGATATCTTAAAGGGTTATCTGAAAATAAAATATTTGATGAAAATGAAAAACTAGAAAGAAAAAGGTTGATTGAGAATGCAGGATTAGTAATTGTTAAGTATTTAGAAGATAAGGTTAATAATTATAAAAAAGGTTATTATATTTGGGGAAATTTAGGTATTGGTAAAACTAATCTTTTAAGAGCTCTAGCAAATGAAGCGTGTTTAAGAGGAGGGAATGTTGTATTTTGTACAGCACCTAATATAATTGAAAATGCTAAGGAACAATTTTCAGAAAAAGATTCAAAAAATGTAATTCTAATTAAAAATTTAAAAAAATGCGATGTTTTGTTTATTGATGATTTTGCAGGTGAAATGGTTTCACTATGATCAAGAGATAATTTTTGGTTTAGTATTTTTAATTACAGAATGGATCATCAAAAATTAACATTTTTTACTTCAAACTTTAGCTCAGTTGATTTGGAGAATATTTACACAATTAAGTCTCAACCAAAAACTACAGAAAAAAAGAAAGTTGATAGATTTATTGAAAGAATTAAAGCTATATCTTCAAGTTATAACCTTAAAGGTGAAAAATCGAAAAGAAATTTAGTTTAA
- a CDS encoding DnaD domain protein — translation MSFLNKKYSVEVSNKISPEDHIILINLYQPLIGASAIGVYNTLIFESSWTKKMKSAVFEIERLVKLTKISEERLKTSLSKLTKLELLKVYKEKSTSNIVFIVNKPLSAKNFLNNHKLKELLFEALDYDNFESTMFFFKEKTTFTINEEYIDIEKELFDPSDKLLSQLDLRLNKSEYKNEAFNNHSLKDFEIEQIRTMQSNDWVSYYNMCIGINPNDITINAINKLKKEFEFNDDIVNCLIYYSYIRNNKNFIFRYVSKIAETIYMKKMNSVYLVHNFLSSIFFKKTSSVKFVESSVMQSPTKIIEASNVVLNDNIEIEW, via the coding sequence ATGAGTTTTTTAAATAAAAAATATAGCGTCGAAGTTAGCAATAAAATAAGTCCAGAAGACCATATAATTTTAATAAACTTATATCAACCTTTAATAGGGGCATCTGCTATAGGTGTTTATAACACTTTAATTTTTGAATCATCATGAACAAAAAAAATGAAATCAGCAGTTTTTGAAATTGAAAGACTTGTTAAACTTACAAAGATTAGTGAAGAAAGGCTAAAAACTAGTTTATCTAAGTTGACCAAATTAGAACTTTTAAAAGTTTACAAAGAAAAATCTACAAGCAATATTGTTTTCATTGTTAACAAACCATTAAGCGCTAAAAATTTTTTAAATAATCATAAACTTAAGGAATTGTTGTTTGAAGCCTTAGATTATGATAATTTTGAATCGACAATGTTTTTTTTCAAAGAAAAAACAACATTTACTATTAACGAAGAATACATTGATATTGAAAAAGAATTATTTGATCCATCAGATAAATTATTATCTCAATTAGATTTACGTTTAAATAAATCCGAATACAAAAATGAAGCTTTTAATAACCATTCCTTAAAAGATTTTGAAATAGAACAAATAAGAACCATGCAATCTAATGACTGAGTATCTTATTATAATATGTGTATTGGAATAAACCCTAATGACATAACAATTAATGCTATTAATAAATTAAAAAAAGAATTTGAATTTAATGATGATATTGTTAATTGTTTAATTTATTATTCATATATAAGAAATAATAAAAATTTTATTTTTAGATATGTTAGCAAAATTGCCGAAACTATTTATATGAAAAAAATGAATTCAGTATATTTAGTACACAACTTCTTGAGTTCTATCTTTTTTAAAAAAACAAGTTCTGTTAAGTTTGTTGAATCTTCTGTAATGCAATCACCAACAAAAATAATTGAAGCATCTAATGTCGTTTTAAATGACAATATAGAAATAGAGTGATAG
- the mutM gene encoding DNA-formamidopyrimidine glycosylase has translation MTRIKVGEAMPELPEVRTVANELNKILPGLRIVSGENFMPKLIWRNKESDFFDKVLDQKIISVQNYGKYLIFNLENFKMISHLRMEGKWSVSSKDKYVYNEKHLRIEFELSNNQWLRYYDSRKFGTLEVWDNKSYLKESGISKLGPEPLNNNPSFEYLKKAAIKKNVKVKPFLLDQKVVCGIGNIYVNEILFAAKVAPDRITKTLDDKEIKNIIKFSNLILTKAIELKGSSIHSYKSGENVEGQFQNELKVHLRENKPCFECKKPIIKTQIGGRGTYFCVECQK, from the coding sequence TTGACTAGAATTAAAGTAGGTGAAGCTATGCCAGAATTACCAGAAGTTAGAACAGTTGCTAATGAACTTAACAAAATTTTACCTGGTTTGAGAATTGTTAGTGGTGAAAATTTTATGCCAAAATTAATTTGACGAAATAAGGAAAGCGACTTTTTTGATAAAGTATTAGATCAAAAAATAATAAGTGTTCAAAATTATGGAAAGTATCTTATTTTTAATCTTGAAAATTTCAAAATGATCAGTCATCTTCGTATGGAAGGAAAATGAAGTGTTAGTTCAAAAGATAAGTATGTGTATAATGAAAAGCATTTAAGAATAGAATTTGAGTTATCAAATAACCAATGACTAAGATATTATGATTCTCGAAAGTTTGGTACACTAGAAGTTTGAGATAACAAATCATATTTAAAAGAAAGTGGAATAAGCAAACTGGGACCTGAACCACTGAATAATAACCCTTCTTTTGAATATTTGAAAAAAGCCGCAATTAAAAAAAATGTTAAAGTTAAACCATTTTTATTAGATCAAAAAGTTGTTTGTGGAATAGGTAATATTTATGTTAATGAAATTTTATTTGCTGCAAAAGTAGCTCCTGACAGAATAACAAAGACTTTGGACGATAAAGAAATAAAAAATATTATTAAGTTTTCAAACTTAATTTTAACAAAAGCTATTGAGCTTAAAGGCTCTTCTATACATTCTTATAAGTCTGGGGAAAATGTTGAAGGTCAATTTCAAAATGAACTTAAAGTTCACTTAAGGGAGAACAAACCATGTTTTGAATGCAAAAAACCAATAATAAAAACACAAATTGGTGGTAGAGGAACATACTTTTGTGTGGAATGTCAAAAGTAA
- the polA gene encoding DNA polymerase I — MKRILLIDGNSLIFRAYYAQAYQGYTLTTSSGIPTNAVYSFANMITNLLKERQYYDVKVAFDKGKKTFRHEKLENYKAGRASTPDDLIKQFPIAREFLTSANIDWFELENYEADDLIGTMVKKAEKENPNFEIEIFSSDKDMFQLISNQTRIVTSEKGFISLFGIDELFDKYGISPSQIPDFKGLMGDSSDNLKGVEGVGPKTATKLIQEYNNLKGIYENIDLIKGGVKDKLIKDKESAFLCKEIATIDCEVKMQSVEFKELEIDINKMINFLNKYEMKTLVSRLTGRANFINDKTNNAEMKPSFEFTYNLINDLDEEYWSEENYLYIENFEENYHKGKILSIVVVNDKGNFILNDWSNAIYFNKFLMSKQNKKIVFDLKKTWVLFDNHNLNYNQESFVCDLMVAMYILDSNLVSNLQNINVLFNKDLIPNDEEVYGKGIKKTFDIDNSIKYSYLICKTICLKESHYAMILKLKEKNQYELFANIEFPLIEVLYSIEKQGLHIDRKELEKQTLKTLKAIDDLEEKMLFILENKIPQNFNFASPKQIKELLFDTLELKSNKKNSTDRDSLEKLIGFHPIIEYLIEHRKLSKLYSTYLRGFEKFIFSDNKIHTILHQTLTNTGRLSSSDPNIQNISVKDDIQKEVRKIFVCDPNKKFLSFDYSQIELRVLAELGDETNLLDIFNTKRDVHDEAARLIFHLEKNEKVDASQRRTAKIFNFGIIYGLSGYGLSNDLNVSILQANEYIQNYYKAFPKFENFKKELISIAKNEGYSQTISNRRRVINELSSPMAKIREFGKRIAVNMPIQGTAADILKVAMINIYKNIKLKNLPVAMVAQIHDEIIFEIPDKGYDHIIKIIEKDMKNAFIDLLKIIGVNQEVKVELEVNMSIGNNWLELK; from the coding sequence ATGAAAAGAATACTTTTGATTGATGGAAATTCATTAATATTTAGAGCTTATTATGCTCAAGCATACCAAGGGTACACTTTAACAACTTCTAGTGGTATTCCAACAAATGCAGTTTATTCTTTTGCAAATATGATAACTAATCTTTTAAAAGAAAGACAATATTATGATGTTAAGGTTGCTTTTGATAAAGGTAAAAAAACTTTTAGACATGAAAAATTAGAAAATTACAAAGCAGGTAGAGCATCAACCCCTGATGACTTGATAAAACAATTCCCTATAGCACGTGAGTTTTTAACATCAGCTAATATTGATTGATTTGAACTAGAAAATTATGAAGCTGATGATTTAATTGGTACAATGGTAAAAAAAGCTGAAAAAGAAAACCCAAATTTTGAAATTGAAATTTTTAGTAGCGATAAAGACATGTTTCAACTTATATCAAATCAAACAAGAATTGTAACTTCTGAAAAAGGTTTTATTTCACTTTTTGGCATAGATGAATTATTCGACAAATATGGTATATCTCCATCTCAGATACCCGATTTTAAAGGTTTAATGGGTGATTCATCTGACAATTTAAAGGGTGTTGAAGGTGTTGGCCCTAAAACAGCTACTAAACTTATTCAAGAATACAATAATTTAAAAGGGATTTATGAAAATATAGATTTAATTAAAGGTGGAGTCAAAGATAAACTTATAAAAGATAAAGAATCTGCATTTCTGTGTAAAGAAATAGCTACTATTGATTGTGAAGTTAAAATGCAGTCAGTTGAGTTTAAAGAATTAGAAATTGACATTAATAAAATGATTAATTTTTTAAACAAATATGAAATGAAAACTTTGGTAAGCCGATTAACAGGAAGAGCTAATTTTATAAATGACAAAACAAATAATGCAGAAATGAAACCATCTTTTGAATTTACATATAATTTAATAAACGATTTAGATGAAGAGTATTGAAGTGAAGAAAATTATTTGTATATTGAAAATTTTGAAGAAAATTACCATAAAGGAAAAATCCTTTCAATAGTTGTTGTAAATGATAAAGGGAATTTCATATTAAATGATTGATCAAATGCAATTTATTTTAATAAGTTTTTAATGTCTAAGCAAAATAAAAAAATTGTTTTTGATTTAAAAAAAACTTGAGTACTATTTGATAACCACAACTTAAATTACAATCAAGAAAGTTTTGTTTGTGATTTAATGGTTGCTATGTATATCTTGGACTCAAACCTTGTTTCTAATTTACAAAATATAAATGTATTGTTTAATAAAGATTTAATACCTAATGATGAAGAAGTCTATGGCAAGGGTATTAAAAAAACTTTTGATATAGATAATAGTATTAAATACAGTTATTTAATATGCAAAACAATTTGTTTGAAAGAATCTCATTATGCTATGATATTAAAACTTAAAGAAAAAAACCAATATGAACTTTTTGCTAATATTGAATTCCCACTTATAGAAGTCTTATATTCAATTGAGAAGCAAGGTTTGCATATAGACAGAAAAGAATTAGAAAAACAGACATTAAAAACTCTAAAAGCAATTGATGATCTTGAAGAAAAAATGCTTTTTATTTTAGAAAATAAAATACCACAAAATTTTAACTTTGCTTCTCCTAAACAAATTAAAGAATTATTGTTTGATACACTAGAATTAAAATCTAATAAAAAAAACTCTACTGACAGGGATTCATTAGAAAAATTAATCGGTTTTCACCCAATAATTGAATATTTAATAGAACACAGAAAACTCTCAAAATTATATTCAACATACTTAAGAGGTTTTGAAAAATTTATTTTTAGTGATAATAAAATTCACACAATTCTTCACCAAACTTTAACAAATACAGGCAGATTGTCTTCATCTGATCCAAATATACAAAATATTTCTGTAAAAGACGATATTCAAAAAGAAGTCAGAAAAATTTTTGTTTGTGATCCCAATAAGAAGTTTTTGTCTTTTGATTATTCGCAAATTGAATTAAGAGTTTTAGCTGAATTAGGGGATGAAACAAACCTATTAGATATTTTCAATACAAAAAGAGATGTTCATGACGAAGCAGCAAGGTTAATTTTCCATTTAGAAAAAAATGAAAAAGTTGATGCTAGTCAAAGAAGAACAGCAAAAATTTTCAATTTTGGAATAATCTACGGTTTAAGTGGCTATGGTTTAAGTAATGATTTAAATGTTTCTATTTTGCAAGCAAATGAATATATTCAAAATTATTACAAAGCGTTTCCTAAGTTTGAAAATTTTAAAAAAGAATTAATATCTATAGCTAAAAATGAGGGTTATTCACAAACAATTTCTAACAGAAGAAGAGTAATAAATGAATTAAGCTCCCCAATGGCCAAGATAAGAGAATTTGGAAAAAGAATAGCTGTGAATATGCCAATTCAAGGAACAGCTGCAGATATTTTAAAAGTTGCTATGATTAATATTTATAAAAATATTAAATTAAAAAATTTACCTGTTGCTATGGTTGCTCAAATTCATGATGAAATTATTTTTGAAATTCCTGATAAAGGATATGATCACATAATTAAAATTATTGAAAAAGATATGAAAAATGCATTTATAGATTTATTAAAAATAATTGGTGTTAATCAAGAAGTTAAAGTAGAATTAGAAGTTAATATGTCAATTGGAAATAATTGACTAGAATTAAAGTAG